A part of Phoenix dactylifera cultivar Barhee BC4 chromosome 2, palm_55x_up_171113_PBpolish2nd_filt_p, whole genome shotgun sequence genomic DNA contains:
- the LOC103717426 gene encoding rop guanine nucleotide exchange factor 3 isoform X2, whose translation MDSSLVCDENSERSNTDIGCSTPGGDSLDYSRTISEVSTYSEPSISDEPLPLPMTWPDSKLVGRASPILTKLRMEQHVDLVDEKPRNGDMANSELEMMKEKFSKLLLGEDMSGSGKGVCSAVAISNAITNLYATVFGHCYKLEPLPPEKKSMWRREMDCLLSVCDYIVELYPSFQNLPDGTALEVMASRPRSDIYVNLPALGKLDSMLLEILDSFQNTEFWYVDEGKQSSIACTSRSFRQVIHRDDEKWWLPVPCVPASGLPERSRKELQHKRECANQIHKAAMAINSAILAEMEVPESYLAALPKSGRSSVGDSIYRRVSTPDKFCPDYLLDCLDITSEHEALDIADCVEAAMYVWRRKASMNNSKSSWDMVKDLMADGDKNHMLASRAESLLLCLKHRYPELSQTTLDTSKIQCNKDVGQAILESYSRVLESLAFNIVAWIDDVLFIDGSVKRR comes from the exons ATGGACAGCTCCTTAGTGTGTGATGAGAATTCGGAAAGATCAAATACAGACATTGGATGTTCCACTCCTGGTGGCGATTCACTCGACTATAGCCGCACAATCTCTGAAGTCTCAACCTATTCTGAGCCCAGCATTTCGGATGAGCCCCTTCCCCTACCAATGACATGGCCAGATTCTAAGCTAGTGGGACGAGCTTCGCCTATTCTTACCAAACTCAGAATGGAACAGCATGTCGATTTGGTGGATGAGAAACCGCGCAATGGTGATATGGCAAACTCAG AGCTGGAAATGATGAAGGAGAAATTCTCGAAGCTTTTGCTCGGCGAAGACATGTCGGGAAGTGGGAAGGGTGTTTGCTCAGCTGTTGCAATCTCAAATGCCATTACAAACCTCTATG CTACTGTCTTTGGCCACTGTTATAAGTTGGAGCCTCTGCCACCTGAGAAGAAGTCCATGTGGAGGAGAGAGATGGATTGCCTTCTGTCTGTCTGCGATTACATAGTTGAACTCTACccttctttccaaaacttgcCAGATGGTACTGCCCTTGAG GTGATGGCAAGCAGACCAAGATCAGATATTTACGTCAACCTTCCTGCACTTGGAAAACTGGACTCTATGCTGCTT GAAATATTGGACAGCTTCCAGAACACAGAATTCTGGTATGTCGACGAAGGGAAGCAATCATCGATTGCCTGTACCTCAAGGTCATTCAGGCAGGTGATTCATCGGGATGACGAAAAATGGTGGCTGCCTGTTCCATGTGTTCCTGCATCCGGCCTCCCCGAGAGATCACGGAAGGAGCTGCAGCACAAACGTGAATGTGCAAATCAGATTCACAAAGCAGCCATGGCAATCAACAGTGCCATTCTTGCTGAAATGGAAGTCCCAGAATCGTACCTTGCAGCACTTCCAAAG AGTGGGCGATCGAGTGTAGGAGATTCTATCTATCGCCGCGTATCAACTCCAGACAAGTTCTGCCCTGATTATCTTCTTGATTGTCTTGATATAACTTCCGAGCATGAAGCACTTGATATTGCAGACTGCGTCGAAGCTGCGATGTATGTATGGCGGCGCAAAGCAAGCATGAACAATTCAAAATCTTCATGGGATATGGTCAAGGACTTGATGGCTGATGGAGACAAAAACCACATGCTTGCGAGTAGAGCTGAGTCTCTCTTGCTTTGTCTGAAGCACAGGTACCCTGAATTGTCACAAACCACTCTAGATACAAGCAAAATACAGTGCAATAAG GATGTTGGACAAGCAATCCTAGAGAGCTACTCGAGGGTGCTGGAAAGTTTGGCATTCAATATTGTTGCATGGATTGATGATGTTCTTTTCATAGATGGATCTGTGAAACGGCGGTGA
- the LOC103717426 gene encoding rop guanine nucleotide exchange factor 3 isoform X3: MDSSLVCDENSERSNTDIGCSTPGGDSLDYSRTISEVSTYSEPSISDEPLPLPMTWPDSKLVGRASPILTKLRMEQHVDLVDEKPRNGDMANSELEMMKEKFSKLLLGEDMSGSGKGVCSAVAISNAITNLYATVFGHCYKLEPLPPEKKSMWRREMDCLLSVCDYIVELYPSFQNLPDGTALEVMASRPRSDIYVNLPALGKLDSMLLEILDSFQNTEFWYVDEGKQSSIACTSRSFRQVIHRDDEKWWLPVPCVPASGLPERSRKELQHKRECANQIHKAAMAINSAILAEMEVPESYLAALPKSGRSSVGDSIYRRVSTPDKFCPDYLLDCLDITSEHEALDIADCVEAAMYVWRRKASMNNSKSSWDMVKDLMADGDKNHMLASRAESLLLCLKHRMLDKQS; the protein is encoded by the exons ATGGACAGCTCCTTAGTGTGTGATGAGAATTCGGAAAGATCAAATACAGACATTGGATGTTCCACTCCTGGTGGCGATTCACTCGACTATAGCCGCACAATCTCTGAAGTCTCAACCTATTCTGAGCCCAGCATTTCGGATGAGCCCCTTCCCCTACCAATGACATGGCCAGATTCTAAGCTAGTGGGACGAGCTTCGCCTATTCTTACCAAACTCAGAATGGAACAGCATGTCGATTTGGTGGATGAGAAACCGCGCAATGGTGATATGGCAAACTCAG AGCTGGAAATGATGAAGGAGAAATTCTCGAAGCTTTTGCTCGGCGAAGACATGTCGGGAAGTGGGAAGGGTGTTTGCTCAGCTGTTGCAATCTCAAATGCCATTACAAACCTCTATG CTACTGTCTTTGGCCACTGTTATAAGTTGGAGCCTCTGCCACCTGAGAAGAAGTCCATGTGGAGGAGAGAGATGGATTGCCTTCTGTCTGTCTGCGATTACATAGTTGAACTCTACccttctttccaaaacttgcCAGATGGTACTGCCCTTGAG GTGATGGCAAGCAGACCAAGATCAGATATTTACGTCAACCTTCCTGCACTTGGAAAACTGGACTCTATGCTGCTT GAAATATTGGACAGCTTCCAGAACACAGAATTCTGGTATGTCGACGAAGGGAAGCAATCATCGATTGCCTGTACCTCAAGGTCATTCAGGCAGGTGATTCATCGGGATGACGAAAAATGGTGGCTGCCTGTTCCATGTGTTCCTGCATCCGGCCTCCCCGAGAGATCACGGAAGGAGCTGCAGCACAAACGTGAATGTGCAAATCAGATTCACAAAGCAGCCATGGCAATCAACAGTGCCATTCTTGCTGAAATGGAAGTCCCAGAATCGTACCTTGCAGCACTTCCAAAG AGTGGGCGATCGAGTGTAGGAGATTCTATCTATCGCCGCGTATCAACTCCAGACAAGTTCTGCCCTGATTATCTTCTTGATTGTCTTGATATAACTTCCGAGCATGAAGCACTTGATATTGCAGACTGCGTCGAAGCTGCGATGTATGTATGGCGGCGCAAAGCAAGCATGAACAATTCAAAATCTTCATGGGATATGGTCAAGGACTTGATGGCTGATGGAGACAAAAACCACATGCTTGCGAGTAGAGCTGAGTCTCTCTTGCTTTGTCTGAAGCACAG GATGTTGGACAAGCAATCCTAG
- the LOC103717426 gene encoding rop guanine nucleotide exchange factor 3 isoform X1, with the protein MDSSLVCDENSERSNTDIGCSTPGGDSLDYSRTISEVSTYSEPSISDEPLPLPMTWPDSKLVGRASPILTKLRMEQHVDLVDEKPRNGDMANSELEMMKEKFSKLLLGEDMSGSGKGVCSAVAISNAITNLYATVFGHCYKLEPLPPEKKSMWRREMDCLLSVCDYIVELYPSFQNLPDGTALEVMASRPRSDIYVNLPALGKLDSMLLEILDSFQNTEFWYVDEGKQSSIACTSRSFRQVIHRDDEKWWLPVPCVPASGLPERSRKELQHKRECANQIHKAAMAINSAILAEMEVPESYLAALPKSGRSSVGDSIYRRVSTPDKFCPDYLLDCLDITSEHEALDIADCVEAAMYVWRRKASMNNSKSSWDMVKDLMADGDKNHMLASRAESLLLCLKHRYPELSQTTLDTSKIQCNKVRMQTWDMKFNLLFCLNILEMEENVEQVSIRGCHSAGHFAAS; encoded by the exons ATGGACAGCTCCTTAGTGTGTGATGAGAATTCGGAAAGATCAAATACAGACATTGGATGTTCCACTCCTGGTGGCGATTCACTCGACTATAGCCGCACAATCTCTGAAGTCTCAACCTATTCTGAGCCCAGCATTTCGGATGAGCCCCTTCCCCTACCAATGACATGGCCAGATTCTAAGCTAGTGGGACGAGCTTCGCCTATTCTTACCAAACTCAGAATGGAACAGCATGTCGATTTGGTGGATGAGAAACCGCGCAATGGTGATATGGCAAACTCAG AGCTGGAAATGATGAAGGAGAAATTCTCGAAGCTTTTGCTCGGCGAAGACATGTCGGGAAGTGGGAAGGGTGTTTGCTCAGCTGTTGCAATCTCAAATGCCATTACAAACCTCTATG CTACTGTCTTTGGCCACTGTTATAAGTTGGAGCCTCTGCCACCTGAGAAGAAGTCCATGTGGAGGAGAGAGATGGATTGCCTTCTGTCTGTCTGCGATTACATAGTTGAACTCTACccttctttccaaaacttgcCAGATGGTACTGCCCTTGAG GTGATGGCAAGCAGACCAAGATCAGATATTTACGTCAACCTTCCTGCACTTGGAAAACTGGACTCTATGCTGCTT GAAATATTGGACAGCTTCCAGAACACAGAATTCTGGTATGTCGACGAAGGGAAGCAATCATCGATTGCCTGTACCTCAAGGTCATTCAGGCAGGTGATTCATCGGGATGACGAAAAATGGTGGCTGCCTGTTCCATGTGTTCCTGCATCCGGCCTCCCCGAGAGATCACGGAAGGAGCTGCAGCACAAACGTGAATGTGCAAATCAGATTCACAAAGCAGCCATGGCAATCAACAGTGCCATTCTTGCTGAAATGGAAGTCCCAGAATCGTACCTTGCAGCACTTCCAAAG AGTGGGCGATCGAGTGTAGGAGATTCTATCTATCGCCGCGTATCAACTCCAGACAAGTTCTGCCCTGATTATCTTCTTGATTGTCTTGATATAACTTCCGAGCATGAAGCACTTGATATTGCAGACTGCGTCGAAGCTGCGATGTATGTATGGCGGCGCAAAGCAAGCATGAACAATTCAAAATCTTCATGGGATATGGTCAAGGACTTGATGGCTGATGGAGACAAAAACCACATGCTTGCGAGTAGAGCTGAGTCTCTCTTGCTTTGTCTGAAGCACAGGTACCCTGAATTGTCACAAACCACTCTAGATACAAGCAAAATACAGTGCAATAAGGTAAGGATGCAAACATGGGACATGAAATTTAATCTGCTGTTCTGCTTAAATATACTAGAAATGGAGGAAAATGTTGAGCAAGTATCGATAAGAGGCTGCCATTCTGCTGGCCATTTTGCTGCATCATAA